Sequence from the Streptomyces sp. NBC_00358 genome:
CGACGCCGGGCCGGTGTCCGCGGACACCGGCCCGGACGCTTGAACTCGGTCAGCTGTTGTCCCAATTGCCCGGGTTGTTCGACACGTCCTCACCGCAGGAGAGGATCTCGTCCTTCTCCAGGAGGCACATCTGCATCCTGGCCGAGGACATGTTGTCGTGATCCTCGAACTTCACGTACGTGTCCCAGCCGTCGGACGACAGGTAGCCCCCGGTCACCTTGTGCATGGTCCAGTAGGTGACGCCCCGGTTGTGGCTGTTCGTGATGACCCGCACCCCGACACTGTGGCCGTCCGACTTCTGGTCCTGCAGGTGCAGCTTGAGGGGGCTGATCGACCAGGGGCTGGTCCAGGTGTAGTAACCGGTGGCCTCGCCCCAGGCCGTGTCGACGTGCAGGGTGTCCTGCGAACCCGCGGCGCAGGCGGGCGAGGCGGTCAAAGGAAAAATGACGGCGACGGCTGCCGCGGCGCCGGTGAGCATGGCGCGCTTGACGAGCATGTGTCCCCCTGTGCAATGGAGTTGACGGTGACCACGAACGTTACCAGCAAGTAATTTGACTGGTCTTCCGTCACTCGGTGGGTGCGTTCTTCGAGAGGCGCACCGTGCTCAAGATCTTCGCCACCGTCGCGCCCGCACGCGGCGGCGCCGGAGGCGTGCGTTCCGTTCCGTCGGGCCTCCCCCGCTCCCGCCCGGGGAGGAGGAGCCGGGGTGACCGAAGTCGCGCGGGGACGGAGGGAGCCGGGGCGGCCGGGGCCGTGCCCCGGCCGTGGGGTCAGGAACCCGTCGGGTCGCCGTGCAGCCGTACGGTGCTGAGGATCTTCTTCACGGTCGCGTCCGGGATCTCGTCCTTCACGCCCTTGGCGCCGTAGAGCGTCCAGGAGACGAAGTCGCCCGCCGAGTTCTTGAAGGCGAACGTGGTCGCGGCGCCGTCGGAGTCGCACTTGCCCTTCTTGGGAACGCCGCTCGAGTACGTGGTAACGACGCTGCCGCTGACGCCCGAAGCCGTCGTGTACGCCTTGGGCTTGCCGATCCTGAGCAGCTTCTTCGACGCGGTCTTCTGGTCCGTGTATCCGCCGAAGACCCACCAGGCCGAGTCGTTGCGCGCGACGTCGTCGGTGTTCTTGGCGCCGCTCTGCCCCTTGGTGCCCGCGGCCGCCAGCGACGAGTCGTCCGTGCGGCCGTCCTTGTCGTCGTCGGAGGTGCACCACTTCTCCTTGAGGATGGCGGGCGCGGACATGCCGATCAGGGCGGAACCGTCACCCTTCTTCTTGTCCTCGAAGAAGATGAAGGTGCCGGGGGTCTCGACCTTCCAGTCCGGCGGCACGTCGAAGGCGGTGCCCCACTTCGGGTTCACGACGACCTTCCAGCCGTCGATCGTCGCCTTCTCGTCGTCGCCGCCGCGCGGGTTGGCCGCGCTCGCACTCGCGCTCGCCGAGGTGGAGGCCGACGTCTTCGGGGACCCGGACGGGTCGCCCCCGGCCTTGTCGTCCTTGTCGCCACCGCCCAGGACGAGGAATCCGGTGACTCCGGCCGCGATCACGACCGCCGAGGCCGCGACGATCGCGGTGATCTTCGTCTTGTTGCCGCCACCGCCACCGCCACCGCCACCGCCGCCGCCCCCGGACGCCTGGGGCATGCCGAGAGGATCCGACGGCGCTCCCCACTGCGGCTGCCCCGGCTGCTGTCCGTACGGACCGGGCTGCGGATACCCCGACTGCTGGTATCCGGGCTGCTGGTACGGATTCGGCTGCTGGTACCCCGGCTGCTGGTACGGGTTCTGGTCCTGCGGATTCTGCTCGCCCCCGGGCGGCTGCTGTCCTGGCCACATGGCTGGTAACGATAGAGGGGCCCCTGACCCGGGTGCCACGGCGGTCCCCGAAACGACCGCGCAGGCATGCCACTTGTCCCATTGATCCCGGCTCGGAACTCCACCTGATCCCGGCCGGGGCCTCTGTCCCGTCCTGGCGTGCCGACTGATCCCGGCTCAGGAACCCGTCGGGTCGCCGTGCAGGCGGACGGTGCTCAAGCCCGTACCGGAGTGCGGCTCGGTCTGCCGTGCTGATCGACATCCGTGCTGATCGACTTCCGCGCCGGACGGGAGGGCTGGCCAATAATTGCTACCCATGGGTAACATCGGGGTATGAGCGCAGACCAGATGACGATCGGCGAGATGCTCGCCGCGACCGTGCCGATGGCGCGGACCCTGAACCTCGAGTTCGTGGAGACCACTCCGGAGAAGGCCGTCGTGGCGCTCCCGGACCAGGGCGAGTTCCACAACCACGTCGGCGGACCGCACGCCGGTGCCATGTTCACGCTGGGGGAGTCGGCGAGCGGGGCGATCGTTCTCGCCGCCTTCGGGGACCAGCTCTCCCGTGCCGTGCCGCTCGCGGTCAGTGCCGAGATCGCGTACAAGAAGCTCGCGATGGGCCCTGTCACGGCCACCGCGACGCTCGGCCGGCCCGCTGCCGACGTCGTCGCCGAACTCGACGCGGGCCTGCGCCCCGAGTTCCCCGTCGCCATCGCCATCCAGCGCGGTGACGGCGCCGTGACCGGTGAGATGACGGTCATCTGGACGCTCCGCCCGAACGGCTGAGTCCCTCCCGCGCGCAGGGCCCCGATCGGGACGTACGACCCGATAGGGGCCCTCGGCCGTTTCAGGGGCTCGCCCGCTTCGGTCACGGTCACGGATACGGTGCGGCTGACGGCTGACGGCTGACGGCTGACGGCTGACGGCCGACCGGCCCCGGTCAGCCGTGCGGCGCCCGCAGGGTCACCGTCTGGGTGACCCGGGTGCAGAGCCGGCGCCGGTCGTCCTCGATGTCGCACTCCACCACCGCCGTGTCGCGTCCCACCCGCAGGACGCGGGCCTTGGCGTACGCGGCTCCCTCGCGTACCGGCCGCAGGAAATGGGTGGTTGAGGTGGTGGTGGCGGGAACGGCGCCCACGGGGCCGTTCAGCGCGGCGCACACCGCCGAGGCGACGTCGGCCAGGCCCATCAACGCGCCCCCGTGCAACCCGCCGCCCGCGGTGGACAGTTCGGGTACGAAGTCGAGTTCGGCGTCCACGCCCTCGGCCGACAGGGCGGTGAAGCGCACTCCGAGGGTCCTGGCGTACGGAGCCATCGCGTAGATGTCTTCGGCGGTGACCGTCATATCGGGCTCCTTGTGGGAGGGCTGGGACGGAAGTCGGTGATCCGTTCTATCAACTCCCTTGCCCGCAGGGGGAGTTACGGGCAAGAGAGTTCCAGGAGGCCGACGGTTCGGCCCTGCGGAACCTCATGAGGTCCTGGCTGGGGAGCGAGCACCTGTTCCCTTCGGGCCGTCCGTGCCCGACCCTGGCCTACGGGCGGGGCGCGCGCGTCGCCCGTAGGCCACGGCGACGCGCCGGGGAGCGGGAACGAGGAGTGCGAGCGTGGGCGTACGCGGGCGGACGGCTGTTCTGGTGACCGGTGGCAGTGGCTTCGTCGGGAGCCATCTGGTGAGGCGGCTGCTGGAGAGGGGCTACCGGGTCCACACCACCGTACGAGGGACCTCGAACGCGGCGAAGACGCGGCCGCTCGTCGAGATGCGGGACGCCTTCCCCGGCAGGCTGACGCTGTTCGAGGCGGACCTGCTGGCCGAGGGGTCCTTCGACGCGGCGATGAGCGGCTGCGATGTGGTCTTCCATGTGGCGTCGCCGTTCCTGATGCCGGAGAGGATCAAGGACGGCCGCAAGGACATGGTCGACCCGGCCCTGCTCGGCACGCGCAACGTGCTGGCGGCGGTGGAACGGACACCGACGGTCGAGAAGGTCGTCCTCACCTCCACCGTCGGCGCGATCTTCGGCGACTACGTCGACGTGCGGAGCATGGACGGCGGTGTCCTGTCGGAGAAGTACTTCAACGCCACCAGCACCGTCGAGAACAACCCGTACCACTACGCGAAGACGCTCGCGGAGCGCGCGGCCTGGACGGCTGAGGCGGCCCAGGACCGATGGCGTCTGGTGTCCGTCAACCCCGGCCTGGTCCTCGGCCCGTCCCTCACCCCCGCGTCGGAATCCGGCAGCCTGTTCCTGCTGGACGAACTCTTCAAGGGCTACTTCTTCTACGGCGCCCCCGATTTCAGCTTCACCACGGCGGATGTCCGCGAGGTCGCGGACGCGCACATCGCGGCGGCGGAGCACAGCGGCGCCAAGGGCCGCTACATCGTCGCGGCCGAGACGATGACGTCGTTCCACGACATGGCGCGCGTCATCCGCGACCGGTATCCCCGCGCCCTCCGGCTGCCCCGCAATGCGCTCCCGCACTGGCCGGTCCGCGTCCTCGGCCCGGCCTTCGGACTCACCCAGGACTACATCCGCAAGCACCTCGGCATCCGCTTCGCCGTGGACAACAGCAGGAGCGTGCGGGAACTGGGGATCACCTACCGCCCGGTCGAGGAGACCCTGCTCGACCACTACGAGAGCTGGAGGCGGCGGGCGTGACGAGCCCCACGTCCCGGCCCCTGTTCAAGCCGACCAGGTAGGCTTCCCGGCGGGCGCCCCGGGAGAACCCACCCCGGATGATCACGCGAAACGCGATCGCCCGGTCACGCACACCGAAACGGGAGGAACCGGCGTTGCACGTCCAGGACTGGCTCGAGACGGTGCCCGCGGTCAGCATCTACGCGCTCGTGGCCCTGGTCATCGGCGTGGAGAGCCTGGGTATCCCGCTGCCCGGAGAGATCGTCCTGGTCTCGGCGGCGCTGCTCTCCTCGCAGCACGGCGGTATCAACCCGGTCGTCCTCGGCGCGTGTGCCAGCCTCGGCGCGATCGTCGGCGACTCCATCGGCTACGCCATCGGCCGCAAGGGCGGACGCCCGCTGCTCGCCTGGCTCGGCGCGAGGTTCCCCAGACACTTCGGCGAGGCCCACGTCGCCACTGCCGAGCGTTCCTTCCAGAAGTGGGGCATGTGGGCCGTCTTCTTCGGCCGCTTCATCGCACTGCTGCGGATCTTCGCGGGCCCGCTCGCCGGTGTGCTGCGCATGCCGTACTGGAAGTTCCTGATCGCCAACGTCCTCGGCGGCGTCATCTGGGCCGGCGGCACCACGGCGGTCATCTACTACGTCGGTGTCGTCGCCGAGTCCTGGCTGAAGCGCTTCTCGTGGCTCGGCCTGGTCGCCGCGGTGCTCATCGGTCTCGCCTCGATGCTGATCGTCCGCCGCAAGGCGAAGAAGGCGGCCACCGGGCACGGTGCGGCGGAGCCGGAGCCGGTCCCCGCCGCCGAGTAGAGCGGCTGCCCGGAGCTGTCGGATCTGTCCGGTCTACTCGTGGATCTCGCGGTGCGCCTTCGCCAGTTCCACGTAGAAGACGCCGTTCAGTGAGATACCCTCGCGCTCCTCGTCCGTCAGCGGACGCTTGACCTTCGCGGGGACACCCGCGACCAGTGAGCCCGGCGGGACCCGCATCCCCTGGGGCACCAGAGCCTGCGCGGCGACCAGCGAGCCGGCCCCGATCACGGCCCCGTTGAGCACCGTGGCACCCATGCCGATCAGACAGTCGTCCTCGACCGTCGCGCCGTGCACGACGGCGTTGTGGCCGATCGAGACGCGCTCGCCGACGGTGAGGGGGAACCCGGGGTCCACGTGCAGAGTGCAGTTGTCCTGCACATTGGTGCCGGCGCCGATGACGATCGGGCCGCCGTCGGCGCGCAGCACCGCGCCGTACCAGACGCTCGCGCCCGCGTGCAGCGTGACGTCTCCGATGACCACGGAGGTGGGCGCCACGAACGCCTCCTGGTCCACCCGCGGGTCCTTGCCACCGATTCCCTTGATCAGCGCCTGCTGCGTCGTCACCGTGTCACCGTCTCGTCGTCTCGTGGTCCGGTCCCTCTGCGTACACGGGCACCGTATGTCATCGGCCCCGCACCCCCGGTGGGGTGAAGATCACAGCCGTGCGGCGCCATCGGCGCGGTCCGCGCTGAGTACCGTGAGCGGGTGTCCAGGAGCAAGAACACGTTCTCATCATGGCGGCGACGCCTCGCGCAACGCGCTGTCCACGCGGGCTGGGCGTGGGTGCGGCGCGCGGGTACGGTCTCGGCCGAGCGACCGGGTCGGTTCCGCTTCGGCGCGATGGGCGAGAACACCAGACTGGCCTTCCCGCTGGGTACGGTCTTCGGCGAACCCTGGATCCACCTCGGTTCGTACTGCATCGTCGCCGAGCAGGTCACGCTGACCGCGGGGCTGATGCCCGATCTCGACCTCGGTTCCGAACCGATCCTGCGCATCGGGGACGGTGTCGTGCTCGGCCGCGGCAGCCATGTCATCGCCGACACCACGGTCACGATCGGCAGCGACTGCTACTTCGGGCCCTACGTCTACGTCACGTCCACCAACCACTCGTACGACGATCCGCACGTGCCCATCGGCAAGCAGTGGCCGCGGATGGAGCCCGTGGAGATCGGGCCCGGCTGCTGGATCGGCACCGGTGCGGTGATCCTGCCCGGCGCGCGGATCGGGCGGAACGTCGTGGTCGCCGCCGGTGCGGTGGTGCGCGGTACGGTGCCCGACCACTCCGTCGTCGCCGGGGCACCCGCGCGGGTCGTCCGGCGCTGGGACCCGGTGGCCGGCTGGCAGCCCCCGCTGCGCACACCGCCGCCGGTGCCGATTCCCGACGGGGTGACCCCGGAGCAACTGCTGGCGCTGTCGGAACTGGACGAGGAGACGGTCGCGCGGCTCGCGGAACTGGACCTCGACGCGCAAGGCGCCGCCGACGGCGTACACGCGCAGTCGGGCGACATCCGCGCCGAGTCCTGAACCGCGGCCGCATCCGCGCCGAGTGAACCGCGGCCACATCCGCGCCGAGTCCTGAACCGCGGCGACACCGCGTCCTGAACCCCGGCGGCACCGCGTCACCGTTCGGGCCGGACGCGCCTCCTCTGTCGGGCGGTGCTGGTCCGCGGTTGCTGGTCCGTCGTCCGCACTGGACGGCGCGTCGCCCGGGACGCCCGGTCCGGTGACCGTGGCGGATGATCCGTCGCCCGGGACGGCCGGTCCGGTGATCGGAGTGGCTGGTCCCTCGGCCGGAGCGGGCATGGTCTGGCCCTGGGGGCCCCTGAGCCGGTTCAGCCGGTCGCCAGCAGTACCGTGCCGACCAGCGCCAGCGTCGCTCCCGCGGCCTGCACGGCGCGCAGCCGTTCCCTGAGGACACCGCGTGCGGCCAGGGCGGTGACCACCGGGTACAGCGAGGCGAGGACCGCGGCGACGGTGACCGGGCCGTGCTGGGCCGCGACCGAGTACGTGCCGTTGGCGGCGACGTCGGCGAGGCCGACGAAGGCGAGCGCGGGCAGCGAGGCCCAGGGGAAGCCGCCCTCGGGGAGGGCGGACGCGCCCCTGCGAACCGAGACGGCCAGCGCCGTGCCACCGGTGACGACATTGGTCACGCGCTGCACGAACAGCGCCAGGAAGAGGCCGGTGACCGAGGACGACGCCTCCGCGATCAGCGCGAACACCGTGCCGAAGCCGGCGGCCGCGATCAGCGTGAGCAGGATCGCCTGCCGCTGCACGGGGGCTCCTCGGAGCTGGGGCCCGCCCGCGAGGACGACACCCGCCACGGCGACCGCGATGCCCGCGACCTGAATCAGCCCGGGACGCTCCCCGAGGAACAGGCCGACGCCGATCGGGACGGCCACGGCCAGCGAACCGAGCGGGGAGACGACACCCATCGGCCCGAGCGCGAGCGCCTTGTAGAAGGAGAGCAGGGCGACCGGCCCCACCAGTCCAGCGGCGACCGCGAACCACAGTTGCGGCCCGGCGGCGCTCCAGCCGCCGGTGGCCAGCACGATCGCGCCGAGGACCACCGCCGCTATCGACTGGGAGGCCACGACCACGGTGAGAGCGGGCGTGCGCCGGGTCAGCAGACCTCCGCCGAAATCGGCCAGGCCCCACAGGAGGCTGGTGGCCAGGGCGAAGAGTGCTGTCACGGGGTGCCTCGCAGTACAGTTCGGTGGACGATCAGGTGCACCACACGATAGTTCATCTGATTGAACTCTGTCATTCAAAATATTGGACGGAATGTGTCGGATCTCGACCTGCTGACTCAGTCCCTGGCGCGCAATGTGAAGCGGTGGCGCACCGAACGCGCCTTCACTCTGGAGGCGCTCGCCGCCCGCGCCGGAGTCAGCCGCGGCATGCTCATCCAGATCGAGCAGGCCAGGACCAATCCCAGCCTCGGTACCGTCGTCAAGATCGGCGACGCCCTCGGCGTCAGCATCACCACCCTCCTCGACTACGAGCAGGGGCCCAAGGTCCGGATCGTCCCCGCCGAACAGGCCGTACGCCTGTGGCACACCGAAGCGGGCAGCTACAACCGGCTGCTGGCCGGCACCGAGGCGCCCGGCCCGCTGGAGATGTGGGACTGGCGGCTCATGCCGGGCGAGGGCAGCCCCTCGGACCCGCATCCGGCCGGCACCGTCGAGCTCGTGCACGTCATCGCGGGCGACATGACCCTCACCGTCGACGGGGTCGAACACCTCGTCCCCGAGGGGGCGAGTGTGTCGTTCGAGGCCAACACCCCCCACACGTACGCCAACAAGGGTGAGATTCCGGTCGAGATGGTCATGGCCGTGTCGGTCCCGCTGGTGCAGTGACGCCCCTGGCGGGCCGGTCGCCCGGCGTGCTCCGAAGGCTTTCGGTGCTGCCGGTCGCGCCGGGCGCCGAAGGCTTCCTGAGGGCCGGTTCGGACGGCTGTTAGCGTGCCGTCATGCGCGCACCCATCGGACACTTCGACCACGCCGTCCCCGCCCCCGACTGCCTGGACGAACTCACCCGCCCCGTCGCCGACGCCGTGCGCGGCTGGGGCGGCGGCACCCCCGCCGAGCAGATCGTCTACGTCGACACGAACCCCGAGTGGGCCGACACCGCCACCTTCGTCGAGCACTACGGCAAGGAACTGCTCGAACGGTCCGCCAACTGCGTGGTCGTCTCCGGCAGGCGCGGCGCCGAGACCACACTCGCCGCGTGCGTCGTCCTGTCGACGACCCGCGTCGACGTGAACGGTGCCGTACGCCGTCAACTGGGCTCCCGGAAGGCCTCGTTCGCCCCGATGGACACCGCGACCGGCGAGACCGGCATGGAGTACGGCGGGATCACGCCCGTCGGACTCCCGGGCGACTGGCCGGTGTTGGTGGACCCGGCCGTCGTCGAGCTGCCGTACGTGCTCGTGGGCAGCGGCCGCAGGCGCGGCAAACTCCTGCTCCCCGGCAAGGCGTTCGCGGAACTGCCGAACGCGGTGGTGCTGGAGGGTTTGGGGATCGCCTGACCGTCCACGCCGGGAAGCCGAACCGCCGGCGTCCCGACGCGGTCCGCCCCGCGGGGGCGGCTTCGGTTCGGGCCGCGGTGGGAGCCCTGGGGACCCGCTGTCGGAGGGAATCCGCCCTTGTCGAAGGGGCGGCGCCGGTCGGCGTGCGGTGTGGTGTGGTGCCAGGTGCCAGGTGCCAGGTGCCAGGTGCCAGGTGGGGTGAGGCGAGGCGGGCGGTGAGGTCAGGTGAGGCGAGGCGGGCGGTGGGGGGTGGGATCCGGTCTCGCCGGGCGCCGACGCCCGTTCACGCGACGGCGTGATGCGCCAGCGTCCGGTGAGGATCCGCCTCACCGGGTGCCGCCGCCGGATCGGCGTGGACCAGCGCGGCGGTCAGTTTCGGGACGGCGTGCAGCAGGGCGTGTTCGGCCTCCACGGCGATGTCGTGGGCCCTGCGCACGGTGGCCTCGCCGTCCACCACGACCGCCACCTCGGCGCGCAGCCGGTGCCCGATCCACCGCAGCCGCAGTTCGCCCACGTCGCGCACCCCCGGGACCTGCCGCAGCGCTTGTTCGGCGCGGTCCACCAACTCCGGCTCCACGGCGTCCATCAGGCGCCGGAAGACCTCCCGGGCGGCGTCGCGCAGTACCAGCACGATCGCGGCGGTGATCGCCAACCCCACCAGCGGGTCCGCGCGTTGCCATCCGAGGGCCGCGCCGCCCGCGCCGACCAGCACGGCGAGCGAGGCGAATCCGTCCGTACGGGCGTGGAGTCCGTCGGCGACCAGCGCGGCCGAGCCGATCTCTCGCCCCACCCGGATGCGGTGCCGGGCGACCCACTCGTTGCCGCCGAAACCGATGAGCGCGGCGGCCGCGACAAAGGGGAGGTGCCGTACCGGCTGCGGATCGAGCAGTCGGCCGACCGCCGCCCAGGCGGCGAAGACGGCGGACGCGGCGATCGTCAGCACGATCGCGACGCCGGCCAGGTCCTCGGCCCGTCCGTAGCCGTAGGTGAAGCGCCGTGTCGCCGCGCGACGGCCCAGCACGAAGGCGACCCCGAGCGGCAGGGCCGTCAGCGCGTCGGCCGCGTTGTGCACGGTGTCGCCGAGCAGTGCGACCGACCCCGACAGTGCGACGACGGCCGCCTGCGCCAGGGCCGTCGTGCCGAGGACGGCGAGCGATACCCATAGTGCGCGCATGCCCAGGGCCGACGATTCCAGCGCGGAGTCGACCTTGTCGGCCGTTTCGTGGGAATGGGGGGTGAGGAGGTGGCGCAGCCTGCTCCCGAGGCCCGGCGCATGGCTGTGACCCCGCGGTCGGGAGCGGGGATGCCGGTGCGGCCGACCGGGGGAGCGGCCCTGGCGGTGCGCCTGCCGGTGCGAGGGCCCGTGCTCGTGGCCCGGCCCGTCTCCGTGCGCATGGCCCCGTCCTTCGGCGTCCCCGGGGTCGAGGTCGCCGTGGCCGTGGCTCTCGCCATGACGGTGGTCGAGGTCGTGGTCGTGGTCGTGATGGTGCCGATCGTTCACGTACGTCCCCATTCCGTGTGCGGGAGTGGACGCGCGGGTGCCCACCCGGCCATTATGTGCGTATGAGCGCACGCATGCACCTATCACCTGCGCACGATGCGCACCCGCGCACTCCGGGCGAGGAACAGTTCGCGCTCGCCGCCGAGCTCCTCGCCCTCCTCGGTGACCGCACCCGCCTCGCGCTGCTGCATGCTCTGACCGGTGGCGAGGCCGATGTCACGACGCTGACCGAGGCGTGCGGGGCGGCCCGTCCGGCCGTCAGCCAGCACCTGGCCCGGCTCCGGCTCGCCGGGCTCGTGAACACGCGGAAGGAAGGGCGCCGGGTGATCTACTCGCTCGGGGACGGACATCTGCGCCGCGTGGTCGACGAGGCGCTGAGCCTGGCGGACCACCGGCTGTCCGACCGCCCGGCGCACGACTGAGGGCCACCGCACCGCTCCGCACCGCGCGGCGGCTAGGGCGCGGCCGACGGGCGGGCGCCGGAGTCGAGGCGCGGTCGAGCCCGCGCACAATCCGCACGGTCGGGGCGGCGCACACGGCCGGGGCTGCGCACGGCCGAGCCCGCGAAGGGCGGTGGCCGTCAGTGGGCGACGCGGTCGCCCGCGGGCGCCCCGTCGGCCTCGCTCTCCTCGCCCTCCTCCAGCAGGTTCGCCGCCGCGCCCACGATGCTCGGGTCCGGGCTGCCGACGACCTCCGCGTCCTTGTCCGCGTAGGCGAAACGGGCCAGGACGCTGCGCATGGCCTCGACGCGGGCCCGCTTCTTGTCGTTGCTCTTCACCACGGTCCAGGGCGCCTGCTCGGTGTCCGTCTCGCGGAACATGGCGACCTTGGCGGCCGTGTAGTCGTCCCAGAGGTCCAGCGAGGCCAGGTCCATGGGGCTGAGTTTCCACTGCCGTACCGGGTCGACCTGACGGATCGTGAAGCGCGTGCGCTGCTCGCTCTGGGAGACCGAGAACCAGAACTTGATCAGGTCCACCCCGTCGTCGACGAGCATCCGCTCGAAGGCGGGCGCCTGCCGCATGAAGCGCCGGTACTCGTCGGCGGTGCAGAAGCCCATCACGCGCTCCACACCGGCCCGGTTGTACCAGGACCGGTCGAACATCACTATCTCGCCCGCGGTCGGCAGATGCTCCACGTACCGCTGGAAGTACCACTGCCCGCGTTCCCGCTCGGTCGGCTTCTCCAGCGCCACCACCCGGGCCCCGCGCGGGTTGAGATGCTCGGTGAAACGCTTGATCGTGCCGCCCTTGCCGGCCGCGTCACGCCCCTCGAAGACGACGACGAGGCGTCGGCCGGTCGCCTTGATCCAGCTCTGCAGCTTCAGCAGCTCGATCTGCTGGAGCCGCTTGTGCCACTCGTACTCCCTGCGCTCCATGCGCTCCTCGTACGGGTAGTTCTCCCGCCAGGTGTCCACCGGGCTGCCGTCCGGCCGGATCAGTACGGGGTCGTCGTGGTCGGTGTAGTCCACCCGCATACCTGCCAGCAGTTCCGTCATCCGGCCCTCCTCTTCCCGTGCTCCGATTGTCCGCCGATCAGCTCGTTCTCGCCGTTTCGGCGGAATTGCGGGACGATCACGACGACCTCGGCGAGTGCGGTCCGGCCGAGACGCATCCGCGGAACCCTCCTCGGCTCAGGCGGCGGTGCGCTCGTGGACACCGCCGACCGTGGTCCGTCCCGCGATGGAAGCAATCGGAGGAGTACGGCGGGAGAACCTGAGGCGAAGGCGACGCGTGCGCGGGTCGAGCTGACCGCTTCTCCACGGACCCGTCCGGCAACTCACTTACACAGCGCATGACTTGATGGTGCGTCAACTCGCTTGTGTGCGAAACCTCGTGCGGACGAGGATGACGATCATGCC
This genomic interval carries:
- the ppk2 gene encoding polyphosphate kinase 2, whose amino-acid sequence is MTELLAGMRVDYTDHDDPVLIRPDGSPVDTWRENYPYEERMERREYEWHKRLQQIELLKLQSWIKATGRRLVVVFEGRDAAGKGGTIKRFTEHLNPRGARVVALEKPTERERGQWYFQRYVEHLPTAGEIVMFDRSWYNRAGVERVMGFCTADEYRRFMRQAPAFERMLVDDGVDLIKFWFSVSQSEQRTRFTIRQVDPVRQWKLSPMDLASLDLWDDYTAAKVAMFRETDTEQAPWTVVKSNDKKRARVEAMRSVLARFAYADKDAEVVGSPDPSIVGAAANLLEEGEESEADGAPAGDRVAH